TCagatgaggaaaaacaagcaggaaCGCCAAGGTCTTCTTGTGGGATTGCTGcacagggagatcatgcaaactgtACACAGAAAGGTCTGGCCTGGGTTCAACCCATAACCGAAGCATGTATGTTTTCAGTCAATACACACCTTGGTATTGGAGCACGATAGGAATCTCGCTCCAGCGACTGGGCCTGTAGGGTAAAAACTGTAAGTAAATACGCAAATGAACCAGCACAGCCACAAGCCAAGAtaacaaaaagcaaaagaagaagaaagattaGACATCAACCACAACAGACATGCATCTGTCCATCACTCCCTCTGTCAGGCCTGTTTCAATATcaatttcagcatttcaaaatgaaaactctTCGTTATTTCTGTACCAATGCAGCTGACATTCACATCTCCCATTTTCTTCAGACATTAGCTTTTGCAGGTATTTAAatttcactgcagcattttcaaagaaaCTTTCTGATCACAGTCAGCAGAACTTCTATTGCATCCTCATCTTTGAAACCATGACTGAACGCTCCTGCACCAATCAGGGAGCTCACATAGCTTTACACTAAATAACCAAAGGGATGATTATGCAAAGTACAGTTGTAGTGATTTCAGCTCACTTAAGCACTGTAGAAATAAATCTTGTTTACAAAGGGCCATGAAGGCAAATCATAGGGGCTCAATATAACACCATCAACATTTTGCATCTGTAATAGAATGTTTGCACATACATTCAGTGTTTATATTTGTCAATTAAGTTTTGCTATTCCTTAAAAAAATTCTGCATCAAAAATCCAACTATGTGAATGTTCACAAACGATTTCCATTTGTGAAAAGAAATGGAAGTTCCTTTGCAATATCTTGTTTTGAGATGTGAACCTTTGGACCTGGTTGCAAGCTTCTGAAGTTGCGGATGTGAACTCTCAACTTTCAACATGAACCGAGGCAGTTGGATAATAAGACAATTGCACCATTCAGTTCACTTGTGATCATAAATATGAACTTTAATTCCCAGATCatcataaaataaaaccaatCTTCGACACAGGTCTTCGGTCCATGTTGAAACTctagctcgtgtgtgtgtgtgtgtgtgtgtgtgtgtgtgtgtgtgtgtgtgtgtgtgtgtgtgtgtgtgtgtgtgtgtgagtgtgtgtgtgtgtgttcttgtatttctatccttgtcggggccaaatgtccccacaaggatagcaaaacgtggaacgacgtgccttgtggggacctttttccggtcctaagtaggagaaacagtgttttcttgaccatgttgttgttactgaaaaaagtaaaagtgcaaaaacatttctgtagggttaggctttgttgtggtgtgggttagggttagggtaagggtcagggttaggggctagacatgaatgggagtcaatggacagtccccacaaggatagaaatacaagactgtgcgtgtgtgtgtgtgtgtgtgtgtgtgtgtgtgtgtgtgtgtgtgtgtgtgtgtgtgtgtgtgtgtctgtctctgttcaggttgtcAGATCGTCTTCTCTCCTGCCATGTGTGCAGTGTGTCCATGTTCATGCTCTGCTCCTCGACCCTTTGGTGCAGCAGCTTTGTgaatttttgaatttttttcagccTCTGAGTCCGTGGCAGAatcctgctttgttttttgtggaCTTTGGATTTTCAGGTTTTGGATTTTGATTTCTTTATAGACGATAAAATATAAATTCAACTTGCCTCCTTAAAGTCTGGATCGTTGGTTCCACCCCCATGTAACTTCCTTGGTATCTGACAACAGGATTCTTACTGTAACACAGGAAATGACCAGAATGCATCAGAAACATATCAGCAGAAACACCAATAATCTAAAAACACAAACCTTCCCATTAGCTCCATTCAGTTGAGCACGCTATTAGAAAAGAAACGTTCACCTGGTACTGACCTCAAACCTTCTCCAATCCCCAAACCCATCTTGTATTCATTCAGACTCTTCATTCCATCAAAGCTCAAGTCATTTCCCTGGAGGTCCAGCTCGTCGAGAGGAACGGACCTCTTCTTCAGAGCTTTGACCAGAGACGCCCAGCCTTCATCTGAGACCTCACAGTGAGTCAAACTATcaggacacagagagaaaaggacaCGGACATACTAAAACTGTTCTCCAAAAACATTCACCAAGCATTAAAACGAGCAATGTTACCTCAGACTGCTCAGTCTACAGTTTGGACTGCTCAGTCCAACAGACAGCTCCTTTATCCCGTCATCTTTTAGACTGTTGCAGCTCAGATCCAGGTTTTGAAGATGACAATGTTTGGACATCAACAGAGGCTTCAAATATGTACATCCCTTCCCTGACAAATGGCAAGACGTTAGcctgaaagaaagagaaaatttAAATAATTCGCTACTACAGCCATTTGATGAACAAAAAACCTTTGAATAATTAAATGTTTCATTCTGCCATCAAAGCACACCAACACGAAGGTTGATTTtggttaaaacacacaaaaagtacTAAACAGTagcttcatcacttcctctgATGGGACACAAAAAGCCTGCTtcaaaaatgtgaaactttcacTGTTTCAGACAGGAAACTGGACGTCAGCTGGTGTTTCAGAATAAAGCTGCTCAGAGAGAGAAAGTTTTCCACTCGAGGGAAATTAGCTTAAATTTGATTTCTCATGCAGTGATAGCCCCTGACGATGAGCTTATGATACTAAAAATGAGATTATTACACTACACAGACATGATGGCAGATAAGAGGATTCTGAAAAtgaaattctttaatgatatgGAGTTTTGTTTATGAGTGCTGATTATTGCAACATCACAAGATAAAGAAGAAGCAGGCAGTTTTTTCACCTCCTGTCTGTTActtgaaaaaagagaagaaataaatGGCATTATTAGTTATTCTAGAGGCTTTCAATGTTTTACATTGTGgggtttatatatatatatattttttccatatatattttaaatatatagtGCAATTCTTTGGAAACCTGGGTGCTCTGCAAGCAGAGTTGGTGGCATTAATGGGattttgaaagtgtgtttttagtggagagcctgtttcttccccTTTACATTTTGCGAAACACTGGgccatgcatttgtgggatgagcagcaaaGCGGAATATGAAAGGTGCACTTGTGAAAAATACACCATCGTCACCatgaaactattttttttagagagagacaaaacacaaactcaCTTTAGCCTTTCCAGCATGCAGTTCTTCTTCATCAGTCCCCGACACAGGTGCTTCATTCCTACGTCCTCCAGCTGGTTTacgctcaggtccagctctttCAGATGGGAGGGATTAGACATAATTGCACTGCTCAGATAGACACAACTGTCCCACCTTAAGTCACAGTCCACGAGCCTGGAATTGCAGACAAGAGGCGAGGATTCAACAGAGGCAGGCATGGTGGGAACTGGAATTTTAATCAGCACCAACCAACAGATTCAAAACACTCCAGCAGTTGGTGTTCATGGTCCTATCAGCTGGTAAAAGCCGGTCTAATGACAGCGTTCAGTCATATTACCATACAAGAACTATACAAATCTGTGATTCGGGGAGTTTTATGAAAGTAACAACTACTGCTCCCCAAAACTGAAATAATCGTGTTTTATATTCTGATTTTAGCTTATTCTGGGTGGTTCCAATGCCAGCAGAACATCAGAGACGAGATACACCCGGAAATGGAAGGTGTATGGCTGTTGTAGCTGCATGGAGAGGCCTCCTTGGGGGACGGTCCCTCAGCCTGACCAGTCCAGGAAAAGAGACTCCAGCTGGTGGTCAAACCTCAGATTGAGGAGGAACGATGTCAATATCATTCTGGCTGTGGCACAATGAATCAGCTTTTTACTTTGTAGAATATGTAGATGGCGTAAGAGGCTGACAATCATGtccactgttgttttttgttttgttttttttggaagggCTTCTCCGTTTCTGTACTCTCCGTCTCTGCAGTCCTGGAGTCACAGATTTCTCTTCGTGGCTCCAGCCTGCACAGCAGTGCTTCATACCCTTACCGATAAAAGACGTCATGCCAGGTGTAATCAGCAGTGAGCAAACTTACCGTAGAGTCCGGATTCTGCAGTGCTGTCTTCCCAGTGCATCACATAGCAGCTTCAGTTGATCACCATTGTGGAATTTGACCCCGTTCAGGTGCAGCTCTCTCAGAGAGGACGGCTTTGCCTCCAGCGCTGAGGTCAATGCCAAACAGCATCTCTTTGATAAGCTTCCATCAATCAGTCtaagtcaagaaaaaaaaaatcccccaaatcCATCATATCTCTGGAGTAACAATTGTTTCAGATACTTTTTTCCTCTGCATCCTAACTGATGACTGGAATACACTACAGAAGAAAACAGCATGCTGCTCAAaccaacaacaagaacaaacagAGAATGAAGACAGTCTGACCTCAGAATCTCCACTGTCTGTTGTGGACTCTCCAGTTCAGCACAGAACCGCTCCAGTTCCTCCGACTCCGTCTCACTCAGATTGACAGAGATGTTCCTCGGTCCTGGTTTGAGGTCGTCTGCTTGTGAAGACCTGAAATTGCAGATGTTGGTGGTCTTGTAGGTAAAGAGACGTATTGGGATTTCCCCACCTAATATTCAGGAAACCCATCTGGAGAAGCAGCACTGCCTGTTGTATACAGTCCCTCTCCCATCTGCCACATGGAGACAGCGTCGccatctcttctctctgtgcttTTTAATGAGTCGGTAAAAAATGGTCGTGTTTTCCAGATTTTGATTCCAATGAGTGctttacagtttgtttgttttttgtttgtttgttttgttttgttttttggtttgttttttccaaactaCTATAATAAACATCTACTACTCCTTAATATTAAAGACTAaaagatgtttgtgtttgagtttgtgGTGTGAATCTGTAGAACACACTGAACTTGGAGCTTAAAGAATGtgtgaataaattatttttcaaacaatttGTAGGAGAATAACCTGTTACTCACACATGACAACTATGAGCATATTCAACAGTAGGTGtataaaaatcaaaatgtagTTGTATATATACGTCCAAAAATTcaaatttgtgtttgttgtttttgtaatgtgtTTATTCAATTGATTTTCAAGACACTTTGATAAGAATGACTTTATATTCTGAAAACAGACTACAGAGattcattgtttgtttacattttcagttgGCGGTGTGCCTCATGATtcttagatttaaaaaaaaaagtaccctGGCTCAAAAACGGCTGGAAAACACTGTTCCAAGGAACCAGGTTGGAAGCTGGAGTTTCAACATATTTGAAATGCCGTTTTAAGTGACACTGACTtgttcctgcagctctctgcgCTGCCTGTACAGATGACATCTTGAAAAACAACAGGATGAGTTCACCTTCGCCAGAACGGAGTAAGACGGTTTGAAAAGATTAGGATTCAaggtttttcagctgatttgaaACTAATATCAGTTGCAATTATGATTTAGATAATGAGAAATTACattaataaatgtttgtattttgattGAATTACCTTGATTTacagttgagttttttttatgttaaatcTCATCCATCATGAAGTAATCTGTTAGAATTTGGCCCTCTGGTATAAAAGATAACAGCGTTTTGTGGCTTCCTGCATAAAAAATGTAACCCGGTTCATAACGTGCGAGCAAGAGCAGCTTTCATGGACCCTCATTGTTTTCCAGCTTTTGATTCGAAATGATTTTCCAGATAAAGCAGCGTGACTTGGAGTTAGTCGTTTTGATGCAGCTGGAGGTCAAACTTTTGGGGAGGAGTTTGAACCAAACTCAGTAAAGTAACTAATGTGGGGGGTCAGCAGCGGTGTGAAAGTTTTGTCATTTTGGTGGAGTTCGTGTGTAAAACAAGAACTGATGAGCAAGTAGTTTGGTATGAAAAGACTTTGTTTGAAACACAGCGTGATCTTACTGTTCTTTACAGCTTCTGGTTTTGGAGATTGGAGGCGCCGCAGAGGAAGATCCTCCCTTTTTTTCGCTGTCACCATCACTCATCCTCCGCGTTTCAGTCGTCCAGTTGGATAATTAGTGACACTGCAATAAGCACATTATTAGGATTTAATCATGAAATTCGTTGACACGTTTCAAACCATCCTTCACCCCTGATAAACAGGAAGCATGTAAAGAAAGATTCTCTATTCCACAGTAGACTCCGCAGAACGTCAGCGCTTTAAAGACTCTCATTTTGTCCCAGTGCTTTAGTCTTTGTTTAGAAAATCAGCTTCCAGCCAGAAAAAACTGTGCATTTAACACTTTTGTTCCTTTTCTGTCAGTTATGCGGACAGCCAGTCTCAGCACCTTCCACTCCGTCATTGATCGattcattttctatttattaCAATGCATGTGTACAGTATGCACATGAACAATATGGTACACATGTGTGTCTACAGCTCCTGAGGGAAATGTACAGCGTGACAGTGAGTGGTTGGTGGCGGGTGGAGgcgccgatggtgcagattggcagcctggCTTCAGCCAGTCTACCCCAGGACAGCTGGCGACACACCAAGCTGAGCGCCATCAAGTATGGAGTGAATTCATCGTGAGCGGCTTTGAGTTCCCTGAAAAAAAGTGCTATACTCAAATGAATGCAtagtcatcatcatcgtcatccaAACTGTTTCATCAACACATCACGGCATTGAAAGGTAGCTAATTATTTGTTCTTCTAAGATGTGTGAGTTCATAAAGCTGTACTTCCTTAAACTCTTTTTCAATTATTGTTTCATGTATATTAGCCGCACGTATTCTTATTTATATTCTACCTAAAGTTCAGTCATTGAAAATCTCCCCTGTTCTTTCTGTACAGTACAGTGTGTtgaacagggaaaaaaaaacaggaacaatgcAAATGTAGGTGTGGTGATTGACTTGTTCAGTCCTGTCTTTGCAGCTTCTTCCTACATCCCATCATCCCTCTActgtctgcagaaccacaaTCAGTTCTCTGACTTCCAGTGGAATTGACACTCAGAACACAAATAAACTAAATGTTGGAATTTCTATAATGTGGAGATTTCATATCAGGGCCACCGGACATTTCCATGGTCTGTTTATGTGACACACATACTTCACAAAGTAATCCCAAAACAAGCGTTTTCGTTACATCTGCAGTGAGGCTTTTCTCTACGATCCCTCTCAGTGGAGTCTGAAGTCAGAATTCCTCTGGAAATGTTTTGAATCGAAAGTGAAATGATCGAATTGAGAAAATCGATCAGTGACGTTACCAAGGTAGAAACCTTTCACTTTTACTTTCTGCTCTTTCGTTAAAAAGTCTCTTCTGGTGTTTTGtaaagtgtgttttcctttattcagtctgatgtaaaaaaagaaatatgaaataaatatttacatTCGCTGCGTTCGACTTACCCGTCGAGCTGCACACTGCtgcttccgtgtgtgtgtgtgtgtgtgtgtgtgtgtgtgtgtgtgtgtgtgtgtgtgtgtgtgtgtgtgtgtgtgtgtgtgtgtgtgtgtgtgttgtagggaGCTTGGGGAGGTGGGTGTCGGTCAGGACACAGGAAGGAGGGAAGGCTGGCTGCGCTTCAGGAAGAGTTTATTATGAAACGCTCATTTTCACAAATCAGCTCcgcaataacaacaataacaaacacaATTGACTTCCcagtctctctgtgttctcacGTCACATGAATTATACGCGACgagcagggccggcccgggcttcagaggcgccctaggcgagcccgagacgagcgccccttgggagcgtgtttttcgagcggtcccgacatttgttgagcggggggggggggggggggggtggggggggcgctgaggagcgatgccgaacaataccgatcagtgccgggcagggCCGAGGACGAcgagcgcagtgcgtcggaccgctgcacagcggtgcacacggaacacagagcgttgtggcgccccttgtacgaccgcggcgcccccctcgggatgtggcgccctaggcggccgcctagttcgcctatgcctagagccggccctggcgACGAGTACCGAAATGACATGAAGGTGTAACTAAATAAATACCGCCCGCCCTGAACGCGCGGGTGTCGGAAAGAGGCGCTCccaagaaacaggaagtagcaaATGTCCGACACACAACGGGGTTTATAAATGAGAGCAGTACAGTGCTGACCGTCTCCACGCGAACAACCTAACGGCTGCAGGGACGAACAAGTGGCTGAGGACGACCGACATGTGAAGGCTGATAGcggaacacacactctgtccgccattcactgcagaaaacacacagtcccGTCAGGCAGAGCGATCAGCGACAAGCAGCTGAACGACGTGACTTAGAGGGTTAAACATGAACGTCTCAATAAACTTTATATAATGTTTTGTAGGCGGTAATAACCTCGTAACGTTTTATCTTACTTAAACTTTTAAACAGATCTCCAAATGTTTTCAACCAACTTATGAACCCATATGTTTCTGTAAATAAGACGAACTACATCAAGGAGCCAGTAGTTTGGAAttagttttaaaacactgcagagcTGAAACAGGAGGGAGAGGATGAGGGTGTGCGCCCTCTGAATCATCCACAGTCTCACAGCGCCTCCTACTGGCGCAAACACATAACTCCATGTTCTCCTTTTATTCGGCATACCTGGCAAACCAAATATCTAAAATCTAATTTCTTAAAGAGGGTACAACCAACGTATTACGATTTAAAAAATGTAGGAAATGGATCCAGTTTGGAGAACTTGTCTACTGCATGGATGGAGCCTCAATCGTCCCTGAAGTTAGAACAAAAGCTCATTAtgagaaatgtgtttggctCTGGTCTGAAGAACAGTCTGCTTGTAATACGAGGGCACATCCAAGTCCCGCTCTACCAGGTTTATCCTCATGGATAGATAAATAAACGGGATTATCATGCATACCTAAATATTGGTAATGTTTTGTTCAGTAATTATGGTGTTCCCAACAAATACTGTTTATGCTGTTTTTGTTCACTTCTATTGTATTACTAGCTATATTCATGCAAACTtttatttaattgtattttttttttattatttttgtatttcatgtattttttcatctttattgaTGGCATAATTTCACAGCAAATTTTAGTTTTGTATTCCCTGTATTAACCAAACTGTTCGCTTCATTTCATGTCAAACAGCTTGTCTTGGTCAAAAAAAGATCATTCAGAGATTATTCATAAATGGTGTAATAATGCATACACTGTCACTAAATATATTTGTCAACCATTAATGAACTTCTACCTTTTGTTTTGCCATTATAATACATGATTCTTTTAACAGTTGtgaaaaagtcacatttctaTAGCTTTAAAGAAACTTGCTTATTGGATTTGGCGccacaaaattaaaatgtcagttttaatgTTATTGCAGTGCTTAAACTTAAACTATTGTGGTATGAAAATTATCCTCTTGTGCTGATGTTGTGTAAGAACTACTTAACTGAATCAACACATGAGttatcacatttttttattgacaaaaataGGCAATTGTGCGACTACAGTGTGGGTTCTGTGTCTCTGAGggcctgcaggagcagagcaaTGCCCTGAAGAAATGTCAACCTGAGGAACAGGCCAGCTGTGCCAGCTCTCTGGCCAGATTCGCCTCATGCTGCCTTGCTTCACAGGAATCCTCCAGGAATAACTGAATTTGCCAACATTGCAGCTCCTGGAACTGTTGGTCCAGTCTTTGGTCTAAGGCCTGCCTCTGTCTCCGAGAGCCACCATGGGGAAGTGGCGTTCTATTCTCTTCCTGGCTAATCATCAAAACAGGAAGGGAGACATTAAGCTGCATTTATTCAGGACTTCCTTTCCAGACAACTTCAGATGACAGTTTGCAAGAGGAAAGAGGAGCTAcactcacagcagcagccagcattTGTGTGTAATGTAATTTATGAGTATTCAGTTACaggagtggcagcagtgatgCACATTGTGCACTGAGCTTTCTGATTTCAaaccaggaccttcttgctgagAGGCAAGAATTATTAATCACTGGGCCGCCGTGCGGTTCACCAAACAGTTCTTAACCAATGAGAAACGCTATAccagaagccccgcccctgtCTTCTCTTACGTCCTCAGATGTGTTTCAGATATCCGTCCCTCGCGCTCTGTGGCTCAGTCAGTGTTTCTATTCTAAGATCTGAAAATGAGCGGCAGAGGAAAGGGAGGGAAAGGTCTGGGCAAAGGAGGCGCCAAGCGCCACCGCAAAGTCCTCCGTGATAACATCCAGGGCATCACCAAGCCCGCCATCCGCCGCCTGGCCCGCCGCGGCGGAGTCAAGCGCATCTCCGGCCTCATCTACGAGGAGACCCGCGGCGTGCTCAAGGTCTTCCTGGAGAACGTCATCCGGGACGCCGTCACCTACACCGAGCACGCCAAGAGGAAGACCGTCACCGCCATGGACGTGGTCTACGCTCTCAAGAGGCAGGGACGCACTCTGTACGGCTTCGGAGGCTGAAGCTCCATCCAgcgacaaaacaaaacaaaggcccTTTTCAGGGCCGCTCACCACATCTGAAGTGCATGTCCTCGTAATATTTCATGAACGGCTACTAGACTTCACGGTCTACAGCTATAATGGCTGGATGGCAGGCTTGCATTCAAAATGGAAGCATGATTTTCACAACCACCACTCTGCTTCGAcgcctgttttcacttcagcgTTCGGTCTTACGTAAAGCGAGTACGCAAACGATTCTGCTGGTAATCCTCGTACTGTGTGCCTCAGGGGAAACACACTGACGCAccgtttcactgttttcattcgTTTCTATAGTAAAGCTGAACGTGTGAACATCTACCTCAGAATGTCTGTCTGTCACTGAATCTACTAACCCACATGGACATGTGACCACCTGACCAAAATGCTAATGAAAATAGTCAACAACCTTTGGAGGCgaataaaaatgcacatttgGGGACATGAAATCCCGTTTGAAGCCATGAAAGACCCACATCACTCCACCCCTGAGAAGTTTCATCTCTTTAACATCAGAAATATCAGAAAGAATTGCGCTCCTCTTCTAGAGGAGAAGCTCGTGTCTCCAACAATAATATGGCTTTAGCCAGAACAGTCTTCTCATATGTGGCCATAAAACATTGGAATAAACTACCAATACAGATCTTGACTTGCACAGAATTTCCCACTTTTGCACGTCTGACAAAGAAATGGCTGCTCTCAAAACAAATGTGTCTACATTAGCGTTGTAGTGTTGTGAGTAACAGAGACTGGTGATCTGAAAGAGAGTGAATGAGGGAGTGATCAGTATGGCTGTGAAGAAAGACtgctcaaaaacatgtttttatttaactatgtatttatttattttcttttggtTATTGTAATCTAACTCTAAATGTCTCTCTGTTAAACATCAACCTGCCCAGGGACTAATGGTGGAAATTAGCATTCGGCTATAACCCAGCACCAAGCATTTCTCCTCTTTTGGTTAATGTTTTGTTGTGCACTGTCCCTGACAAATAAATgcataccataccataccacATTCCTGCAAAGTAGCTCCACAGGCCCGGCTGGTCGGCTCACCAGGTTTCTGGTCAACTCTGGGTCTTGAGGAGTCATTCATTTAAAAGAGCTCTTCCAAAGAGTCGCTCCTTTCTTTTTGTAATTCAAATTTAAGTTTTCACTTTAATAATatatagaattaaaaaaacaataacaggtttttgaaggaaaaagaacaaaaagaaaatgggCAGGTCAGCAGGTGATTAAGCATATTTCAATATATGTACACACGAACATATGAAGAGCAGTCCACGATCCTGGGTgcagcatatatatatatataaaatcagTGTTTCCTTGCATTCTGGCTTTCTATATCTAATATAACATCTACCAGCAACAAGGGAGTGAAAGAACCGCTCTGGTTTCTACACACTTCTCCGCTggcgagctgctgcgttcaggtgactgggacgagctgcggaaaactgaaactcgctcgttcacatgaaggcagcgctGACTGCTCGGACTCATTAGACACACAGAAGACATAAACGAAGCGTGGATGATTTGCACATCGACAGCCGCCACACATGAGCTCCATGTGCTCAAAACAGCGTCCAGCTCAACACGCTTCCCGTTTGAAGCTTAACGTCAGTGTTTGTGAGTTTTGATTCCACCCAGTGGAAACGAGAAAGACTCACTGAGTGAATcatctcactcacacacaattCAACACTTCAGCCCCGCTTCACCGTGAAGAATTCACAATTTTAAGTCTCCATTCTGCTCACTTCACTTTCACTGCATTTCCGCATCACGTGAGTCTCAGTCACGTGGTGCTACTGCACAGCCCAACGGCCGAGAAGCACATGAGCCAATCACAGAGAAGAGACAGCACAGTCTCATTTACACGAAGCCTGTATAAGTACAGTCCCACCGCAGCAGCTCGACACCAGAAAGTGAACATGCCTGAACCCGGTAAGTCCGCGCCCAAGAAGGGCTCCAAGAAAGCCGTGACCAAGACCGCCGGCAAACCcggcaggaagaagaggaggcccaGGAAGGAGAGCTACGCCATCTACGTGTACAAGGTGCTGAAGCAGGTCCACCCCGACACCGGCATCTCGTCCAAGGCCATGAGCATCATGAACTCGTTCGTCAACGACATCTTCGAGCGCATCGCCTCGGAGGCGTCTCGCCTGGCTCACTACAACAAGCgctccaccatctcctccaGGGAGATCCAGACCGCCGTGCGTCTCCTGCTGCCCGGCGAGCTGGCCAAGCACGCCGTGTCCGAGGGCACCAAGGCCGTCACCAAGTACACCAGCTCCAAGTAaagcgctctgctgctgcagtcgaAACCCAAAggctcttttaagagccacccACTTAATCTAGAGACTCTCAGTACTTTGCGTAGGTATGACCTGAAGGGGAGTTGCTTCCTTCAGGTCAGACTCTTTATCTGTATTTTGAACCTATCATACTACGGTAATTTATGAATTAAATCATGGCGCATTAACCTTTAAGGCTGGGTTATCTGACTCTTCGAAGTGCACCATTTTTTGACAGTACCACTCAAAAGACTGGCTCTTTGAAAAGCATCACATGATCCTTTGTAGAAGTTGAGACGCCACCCTTATTTGTGCTTGAGTCAGTTGattgttttctgatttgttcTACGGTCACTGTCGGTGGCATAAGGTGGTTTGACCcagattttaaagtttttctgcatttttcctTAACCTTGCTGATCAACCCCAGAAAAGTGAATCTAAATGCTATGTTTGCTTTGAGCATTTCATACTGTCAGAGTTCGTTtcattttttcttgtttaaagTCATGGCTGATTCCAGACAAACGTGGTACAGTAatgaagaaaaggagaaaagtaAATCTTAAGATACATGGTcatgctcttgcctcacaggaAGAAGGTCCTTTGTTCAAATACCTGCCA
The nucleotide sequence above comes from Salarias fasciatus chromosome 6, fSalaFa1.1, whole genome shotgun sequence. Encoded proteins:
- the LOC115389955 gene encoding histone H4, translated to MSGRGKGGKGLGKGGAKRHRKVLRDNIQGITKPAIRRLARRGGVKRISGLIYEETRGVLKVFLENVIRDAVTYTEHAKRKTVTAMDVVYALKRQGRTLYGFGG
- the LOC115389900 gene encoding ribonuclease inhibitor-like isoform X12; the protein is MSDGDSEKKGGSSSAAPPISKTRSCKEQSSQADDLKPGPRNISVNLSETESEELERFCAELESPQQTVEILRLIDGSLSKRCCLALTSALEAKPSSLRELHLNGVKFHNGDQLKLLCDALGRQHCRIRTLRLVDCDLRWDSCVYLSSAIMSNPSHLKELDLSVNQLEDVGMKHLCRGLMKKNCMLERLKLTSCHLSGKGCTYLKPLLMSKHCHLQNLDLSCNSLKDDGIKELSVGLSSPNCRLSSLSLTHCEVSDEGWASLVKALKKRSVPLDELDLQGNDLSFDGMKSLNEYKMGLGIGEGLSKNPVVRYQGSYMGVEPTIQTLRRPSRWSEIPIVLQYQGPINKPPSDKSHLTLASSRGNTQDEKTEVNVHISGHDQWSPPFPIQFQGPSKFQSEKFDEHGRISYRSH
- the LOC115389900 gene encoding ribonuclease inhibitor-like isoform X7, with amino-acid sequence MSDGDSEKKGGSSSAAPPISKTRSCKEQSSQADDLKPGPRNISVNLSETESEELERFCAELESPQQTVEILRLIDGSLSKRCCLALTSALEAKPSSLRELHLNGVKFHNGDQLKLLCDALGRQHCRIRTLRLVDCDLRWDSCVYLSSAIMSNPSHLKELDLSVNQLEDVGMKHLCRGLMKKNCMLERLKLTSCHLSGKGCTYLKPLLMSKHCHLQNLDLSCNSLKDDGIKELSVGLSSPNCRLSSLSLTHCEVSDEGWASLVKALKKRSVPLDELDLQGNDLSFDGMKSLNEYKMGLGIGEGLSKNPVVRYQGSYMGVEPTIQTLRRPSRWSEIPIVLQYQGPINKPPSDKSHLTLASSRGNTQDEKTEVNVHISGHDQWSPPFPIQFQGPSKFQSEKFDEHGRISYRPSRWSEIPIVPQNQGPINKPPSDKSHLTLASSRGNTQDEKTEVNMHISGHDQWSPPFPVQLQGPSKFQSDKFDEHGRISYRSH
- the LOC115389939 gene encoding histone H2B-like, which produces MPEPGKSAPKKGSKKAVTKTAGKPGRKKRRPRKESYAIYVYKVLKQVHPDTGISSKAMSIMNSFVNDIFERIASEASRLAHYNKRSTISSREIQTAVRLLLPGELAKHAVSEGTKAVTKYTSSK
- the LOC115389900 gene encoding uncharacterized protein LOC115389900 isoform X5, whose translation is MSDGDSEKKGGSSSAAPPISKTRSCKEQSSQADDLKPGPRNISVNLSETESEELERFCAELESPQQTVEILRLIDGSLSKRCCLALTSALEAKPSSLRELHLNGVKFHNGDQLKLLCDALGRQHCRIRTLRLVDCDLRWDSCVYLSSAIMSNPSHLKELDLSVNQLEDVGMKHLCRGLMKKNCMLERLKLTSCHLSGKGCTYLKPLLMSKHCHLQNLDLSCNSLKDDGIKELSVGLSSPNCRLSSLSLTHCEVSDEGWASLVKALKKRSVPLDELDLQGNDLSFDGMKSLNEYKMGLGIGEGLSKNPVVRYQGSYMGVEPTIQTLRRPSRWSEIPIVLQYQGPINKPPSDKSHLTLASSRGNTQDEKTEVNVHISGHDQWSPPFPIQFQGPSKFQSEKFDEHGRISYRPSRWSEIPIVPQNQGPINKPPSDKSHLTLASSRGNTQDEKTEVNMHISGHDQWSPPFPVQLQGPSKFQSDKFDEHGRISYRHIVQIKIPTKLHFRAS